One window of the Campylobacter showae CSUNSWCD genome contains the following:
- a CDS encoding cupin domain-containing protein — MSEQRIYCMDLVKKEDPEKAVRTPFYQTESTGGSVWVIKPGQTLQKHYHHNSDDIWIVLQGEGIFYPQPNEEVPFKKGHVIVSKKDSCHGAKNTGDEDIIFVSIVAPVPSDYDPINE; from the coding sequence ATGAGCGAACAGAGAATCTATTGCATGGACCTTGTAAAAAAAGAGGATCCGGAAAAGGCTGTCAGAACACCGTTTTATCAGACAGAATCTACAGGCGGATCGGTCTGGGTTATCAAACCCGGTCAGACATTGCAAAAGCACTATCACCACAATTCCGACGATATATGGATCGTCCTTCAGGGAGAGGGAATATTCTACCCCCAGCCTAATGAAGAGGTTCCATTCAAGAAAGGCCATGTCATAGTATCGAAGAAAGACTCCTGCCACGGAGCAAAAAATACTGGAGATGAGGATATCATCTTTGTAAGTATAGTAGCACCTGTCCCTTCCGACTATGATCCTATAAACGAGTGA